cccagagctcaatttttgaaaatttttagttagactctgttggcctgtagatatgatttttacaggcccgagagcaattttacaagcctgggctgcctgggctgccactcagcgtgaagactgaaAACAAGTaataaaacatgaatatatattgaaaGGTCATAATAAGTATTAATCAAAGAAAGCTAGTAAACAAGACAAGAATATTAACTAACATCAATATCTCATGTTGGTAAACAAAAACATTATTGTTTGTACTTTTAGCAACCGACATAAAAGTATCGGACCAGACAAATAAAAGGAAAATTCCATCATTCTTTGCtccatacaaaaaacaaaaagtttCAGATAAAATCACTGATAATGAAGTCTCACAAGTTGAGGTGAATTTTGTTTGTTGAGACAATTTACTTTTGTTCTTAACCCTGAATTCTTTATTGAAAATCTAATTTTGAATCATTTATTTCAAGTTATTGTGTTCATGTTTTAATTTAATGAAAGATcttcaattgtttgttttgattgtttttgttacaATTAAACTACATTTTAAGCATGTATCTACTATTTCCATCGTTTTCATATCAATTAGTACATGCAGTTGCAAAAATGTGTTTGAAATTTAAGATGCATTGTTTTTTCTTTAACTTAATTAGGTATACAGTGATCTAAACTAATATAAAGCATGTAAGTTGCTGTAGTGTTCTACATGATTGAAAGTTTTTCTTTGGTTTTATATCATTTTGCAAACATATTCCTTAGTGAATCCTGTTTATCATACTTTAATTTTGATATCAATCTTTatgctttttgtaaaaaattcaGATTGGAACAAAGAAGTATGAGTgttttattctctattctctgttaattttttgtgcctttcaaatttcttttaatttttttatatttcattttaatttgtagAACAGTACTGTTGTTGATATCACATGTTTAGATACAAGTCAAAGGTCAGAGTTACTTCAGGATGTCAAGAAAAGTAAAGAAATACTAATAGCTGTGGTGTATGATGACTCAACTAATCAGCTGAGGGATAATTCCGCCAAAGTAACATTATAgttattaatgttttatataaatacagatttaaaaaaaattaaagtggatTTTAagatgggagataactcagatgcattttaattttttaatgggagataactcagatgcattttgatttttttaataggaGATAACTCCGATGCTTTAAATTAATTATAGATTGTACTATTTCTTTTAATGGAAGCCTTTGAATTTTTAATAGGAATTTTAAAAActgaaattattaaaaacataatACATTAAATGAACATCAGAAATTACcaaaaatatcaatcaatacaACAGACCACCACTAAATACCAAAATTTgacttctttgaaaattgtatgtaCAAAAGAAAAGCAACAACCAAAAACACATGGTCCAGAGTTCAACATATGCACAAATTTCCACCATTTGTCTATCTAGAACATATATgtcataaaagtaaaaatattcaaTGCACAGTCCACTAATCAACAAGATATGACCCCTTACTTGCAAAAGGAAATGagatacacatatatatatatataaaactataaaaGCAAGTTCAAAGTGTGCTACTGGAAGCTAGCTAAGACTTATAAACAGCATGCAAGGTAGTCATAACAAATCTTCTTAGATTGTTTCTTTCCATAATATTTCCTGTTGCATTGGCCTAGctatacctttattttctttggtttaaTGTCTTGCAGAAGAAGTCACAGAGCATGAAATCACAGTCATTTGAACAGGTATTTATTTATAAGACAAACATTATGTATACCCCTACTATAGAAGTCAGGGGTATACCAAATTTTATATTGTCTATTTTTTTTGTCCATCCATTTCtacaataaatattttcataacacttttatCAGGAACAACATAACAGAATGCCTTCATATTTGACCATACATTGAGAGTTATAAATTATAAAGTGTAAGAATCTGTCAGATACCTACTTCCTGATTTCTGATTCATTGAATTATGAGGGGGagtacttgtttttcgttcattattttgtatataaattaggccattagttttctcgtatgaattgttttccatttgtcatttttaggccttttataactgactatgctgtatgggatttgctcattgttcaaccctgtacagtgacctacatgaggttatttgattatgtGTTATTTCACTGGtctcgtgtggagagttgtctcattagcaatcaataccacatctttttttatattgacaggACAGCAcatttaatgttgtttttattaccTATTTTCACAAGTCTTTTTCAACTTAAACtatttacatttatacatgtcgACCAGAATGAACTCTCACCATGCGGTAATTAAtgggtgttgttgtctttattatcattttattaaCGTTAATGTAAAATTCACCAACATTTTCATTAAACTTAGCATTGAATGCTACTTGAAATATCtgcttttatttaagaattgttTACTTTAagaactatattttttattgttttaacttagattttttttatttctgttcagATTGCATCAGTAGTGATTGGATTGACATGCAGTAGTACTGAAAAACTTCAACTGTATAGTATGCCTTCCAAGATCAAAAATACTCATTCAGTGGAATGGATTAGGTATATTACAGTAATATATGAATTAATATCCTAGGTTTGACACATGAATAGTAGCTATATCAAtctgtttgttttacatttgttatttcaggGCCTTCTGTAGTtaactatgcagtatgaattttgctcatttttgaaggctgaaCATTCTCATGGGCAGgaatactacatcttcttatttgtatatataagCACTAGCATGTTATTATACAGttcatttgatattttgtgtataataaagaaatgaagatttttcagttttattttattttaaaggacTTTATACAATATAAAGAAACCCAAAACAGTTGTAGCAAtctgaaaataagaaaaatatttcacttgtatttaaaaaaaaaaacacatgctCATTGCACAAATCTTTTCTTTTTCAACATTtgtgatatatatacatatatatataatagtttcaTTGAACACTTTACTTTTTCACCTTTATCTTTTTTGAATCCTTCTGTTCCGACATACATAGATATGATTATTTGTAGAAGTTTAACTGATTCAATCACaaacttaaaaaatatttcaggTCCTTCTGGGATTCAGTATTTACATGTTCTTCAAGAAAAATATGTTATGGAGCAAAAGAACTGTTTTTGATCCTACTAAAGAATATTTTCAATGAATCAAAAGGTTTGTTCAAATAGAGTTAGGATATTGATTTACAAGAAAAAGGTCATCTCTGAAACCATGATATAAAAGAAAAGATTCCTCATTACAATACAGAAATGTAATAAACTACTTTACTTTTAAAGATTAAGCCAATTCCGATGTTTCTAACAGAAAGGTAAAAAATATTACACTAAATATCCTGTTTCTATAGGAATAGGAATTATATACAGAGattttatgttgatgaaaaataGGAATTTAAAGGTTAACATAGTCTTGAGctctttaaatttctttttgttggagagtaatttataatttaacaaagTATTTGAAAGCTATTTTAAAATTATACTGTAAAAGAAATTTCAACAAATGAGAAAAGTTGACTTTACCAAATATgtgtttatgtttttaattttagtaaagtttggaGATTGGACAGTTATAGATCCACGGGTGGCAGGCTGGTTGCTGGATCCAGACTATCCTCCATCTTGTTTTGAAGACAGTTTAAATTCAGTTAATCTTGAGCAAAAGAAGGTATACTTAAACAgtgttaattttataaaaataagaagatgttgtatgtatgccaattagacaactctccaccagggATCAAACGATGTGTaagttaacagctataggtcacagtacatcCTTTTTTATGAGCAAAACTCTTCagcatagcaagctataaaaggcccaaaatgaaaaatatcaaacaattcaGATTTTGCTCAAAAACTCAAATATGCTTTGATCAATTTATTTCAAACTTAACTCTGTTGTTGGAAAAAGTAAGCTCccttttagataaaaaaaagaatcagACTTACTTTTCTAGggttatgaaaagaacattttttttgcaGGATAAATTTATAAAGATTTCTAATTGAAATTCAATTTTATTCTTGCaacaattttaatgttaaaattatgGGTGTGTCGCACTATTCTTACATAgcctttttaatacatttatacaGGTATATAATGTATTTTTACTATCGGTTCTCACTTGGTTGTGACCATACAAGGGCCTTTGTGTTTTCCCACCTCTTTAAATTTGAATGAAGGTTTCCATTCATCCACAACATATATGAGTTCTATAgtcagaagttttttttttttgttttttttggtttttttttttttttttgggggggggatggTGTTGAGACTTTTAGAAATATCTCTTATTAGTTTTGTTGGGGTATGAGGTATGTTAGCTTCCCCATGTTAGGTTCTTCTTTTAGAATAAAACTTATTGTTCTTGATTGTTAATAGATTGagagttttattttattgttgaatATATTGTGAttatcaacaaataaaaaaatatattagaataactaaataaaatggatttttttcttctaGAAAGAAGTCATAGACTGTAGTGAGCTATTGGAAGAGGACATCTCATTACTTGGTAAATTAATGAATCGTCTGTACCAGAAACTACAGTCTAGAGAGTTATGGGACCTGTTTTGTTGTGTGGAGACTAAATTGGTTCCGTTACTAGCCTTGATGGAATGCCAGCAGGTTAAGATTGATACAGACAAATTAATGATGTTCTCCAATGTCTTAAAGGTAACAAACGTGATTGTTTTAGTATATTTGTAATGAAAGGATTTGTTGGAATCAAAGAGTTTTtgggtttaaaaaaattaaaatatccacTTATTTATTTTACCATGTCCAGGTAAGAATCAATGTTTATACCCCACTGCAAAAGAGGGCATATAAGTTTAAGTATTCCTGTTGTTCTatactgtagaaacattaattttcgtggggttaaaatttcatggttttgtctctCTGTAAGATTTCATggggatttaatttcgtggtttcctTAAACTGGAAGTGGTTTTATATGGAAGTTAAATTTTCGTGGgggttttaatttcgtggatatatactttccacgaaataaacgaaattaaatcctccacgaaaatttctgcttttacagtatttTTCTGAGAGGAAAAGActgattttctttatattttttcagaaaaagCTGCAGAAATTAGAACAGAAAGCCTATGACTCTGTTGGTCACTCATTCTTGATAAATAGTCCTGCTCAACTTAGACAAGTGAGTTAACCATAGTGAAAAAGTGTAGAAAATGTGTCAATTGAAATGATGAAGAATACTATGTAAAAAAGAACTTTTGAGTAGTGTCTGTTGAGTATTGTCTGTTGAACAATAATCCTGAAAAATAATcatatacaccaaatataaaaaagaagatgtggtatgattgccaatgagacaactatccacaaaagaccaaaatgacacagacattaacaactataggtcaccgtacggccttcaacaatgagcaaagcccataccgcatagtcagctataaaagaccctgataagacaatgtaaaacaattcaaacgagaaaactaacagccttatttatttaaaaaaaatgaacgaaaaacaaatatgtaacatatataacaaacgacaaccactgaattacaggctcctgacttggaacaagcatatacataaataatgtggcggggttaaacatgttagcaggatcccaaccctcccctaacctgggacagtggtataacagtacaacataagaacgaactataaaaatcagttgaaaaaggcttaactcatcagatggacaaaaatacaagtggatgtggcctggtacttatacatcccgacacaaaaagacacaatgaacagatctgagagttctcgcagttatctgacagctagttcaaagccactaacaactaataaaaaaatcatgcatcttagactaaactatcaatccgtacacatccaacatccaatggatttagtgtaaagacgtcataaaaagccagagaaaaacatgaccttgtgcaatgccaagttacaagtatcgacagattgtagatccatgaatatgtatatgcatataacatactagtaatatttagttagcttttaattaaaaccattttgttttatgatcagcagaagcatttaaaaaaaaacaccaactgAAATAATTTGTAATTAGAAATGTCAGATATGGTTCCATTGCACACAATTAACACATGTTTCTGGAATAACCTTTGAGTGTGATGGGGGTTGCAAATGTTTTTATTGTTACCACTGAACAAAAATAATAATCCCACGACTAATGgatatttaaatgttatttctaaAGAAAAATTAAACAGCTATATTTGTGATAATTATGAGTGAAAATAAGATAACAGCATTTGCATCTGTGGGACAACTACCTAACAATTTTTAGATAACATGATGTTACACGATTTTGAAATGTAAAGCTTTAAACAATGTTTTTTGTAGGTACTATTTGAAGAGTTAAAACTAGACACAAAACTGCCCAAGAAGAATAAATTAGCTAAGACATCTATTGGTCATCAGATTTCCACATCAGAATCAGTGTTACAACAACTTGTAGACTTCCACCCACTACCTGGATTAGTTTTGGAATACAGACAAGTAAGTTATATGTTACTCCATGATGCATTGTTGGAgtttttacattttaagaaatgATGCCTCAATGGccagtggtctaagtagttccaCTACAGTATCATTAGCTTGTAAACTTACttgttgtgagtttgaaccctgcATGTGGcaagtatacaaaaaaaaaacttaggtTTAGATGATTTAAAATGAGTTTGATTTCAATGGGTTCATTATTCCAGCAAAGGTAATGACACAATTACGCTACTGCAACCGATACTAGAAATTCAACCACTATTTTTCATAGTTTCAGAAGTTAAAGTCCACGTATATGGATGGTATAATGAGTTGTGTACAGAAGGACTATTTGTTGACACATTGGGACCAGATATCTGCTGCTACAGGCCGACTCTCCTCATATCAACCTAATGTTCAGGCCATACCTAAAACTTCAATCACTGTCACCAACTATAAAGACAATTTTATTGTTGGTATGttataatagttttattttataactaagTAAAGTTTATTCCTGGGTGTAACTAAAACAAATGGATTACAATTCTTTTGTAGATTTATTACCATACCAAAGACTTTAAGTCTTCTTTCTTTCTCAGGCTATATTCTTCATAATTTTTACCCAAAACATGtgaaatgttttgaaaatcaaaaattggTGTTCTTTGTGTGTTTGATAATTgtatgtatatgtacatgtattgcatTATTAATATGAAGTTTTCAAAGATAAACTGATTTTGAATAAAACCATTATACAGACAGGTATTAAAAGGTTTCAAAATATGCACACATCTTTGACGCAGATAAAATCAGGAATGCACGATAGATAAATGCCATCCACTATTGACAGGTGATCTCTGTGGGgataaaaaatcaattatttcaaGACTTTTCTTATCTTAATTCAAACAAATGTGAATTCAATTAACCGTCACTTTCTGTCTTGTGATCTTTTGTTTGtaactttttgtcctgtgaccttttatttgtgactttttttctgGTTACCTATGTCATATGGGTAATGATCAGAACCTTAGAATAATCAGTAATTTTACATCCCTGTATTACATCATatctatttatttcttttaagaTAAAGAAGAAGATGATACATTAGAAATATTTGCTAGAGACATCTTTATAAGCCAGGAAGGATGGTCATTTCTGGCAGCAGGTAATTTCCTAGTTCTATTTTTATAATAAGCAGGACAGGAAAATATGAATTGCTCTATTGATAAAAGTATTACCAATAAATGTTCACCTATCCTTATCATCTCAACAGATACATCTTTTGGTGTAGATTACTGCTCACTTGTTGTTTGGTTGTCGTTGTTTCTAGGGAGAAGGTTATGGTTTTTTTATCTTTAGGTTTATTTGTAGGGTTTGAAGACTGAATATATGGCATAAAGAAAAGGCGGTGATTAGTTAAGAAATGTTATTCAAATATTGTTGTCACCTCCCAAGACTgctccaaaaagggggggggagataccagagggacattcaaactcatagatggaaaacaaacttgacaacaccatggctaaaaaagataaagacaaatacacatataaaagtacacaagacacaacatagaaaactaaagactaagcaacacgaaccctaccaaaactaggggtgatctcaggtgctctggaagggtaacagattctgctccacatatggcactaatcctgttgctcatgttattacaaacccagtaaatagtctaattcggtaggtcatatttgtgaaaagggaacaggattgtagtatcaacataaggaacatattcgatatcatctgttaAATGGATTACCCCTTTTCTTTATGTCATACCTTCAATACAATGACTGCTGTATTTATAATTGGTAGACTTCCAGCAGATTGAACTAAGGTTACTGGCACATCTAGCAGATGATGAGGTACTGTTACAGATATTTCAGAAAGAGAATGACTCAGATATATTTGTAGAACTTACATCACAGTGGTAGGTATCGTACTACATACAATAAAAcactttactatatatatatatatatatataaaccaaagGTCTAACCTATATAAAAACGAGTAATGAGAAATGCTTATGAACCACTCTGACAGCCACTAAACAACAGGCTCGTTACTTAGGACAGATGCATAACAATGCAGTGTGTTTACACACTTTTACAGGTGCCAACCTTCACTCAAACCTAAATCAGTAATGttacattacaacataaaaagatgcactataaaatatcaattgaaatgacttaactGGATagaaaagacatttaaacaaaatcaagtaaacatacactgaacaaataagATTGATCcatgacacaatataaatacaaaattagaaTGTAGTTGCCTACATAATAGACTTTACAGGTAGTTAGAAAAAAGATGTAGGAGCAGTGTCAAAAAGACAGCTATAACCTGGAACAAAATGATGTTGAGTACAGAAGTAAAAAATTATTGTCATACTAAATACAATATGGTACATATTAAAAATAGTGAGACGAGAATCTTTGTAACACAAAATAAGTTGACTTGATTATTTTTACCAGTTTCTAACAATGCATGGGTTTCACTTAGCAAGACATTACAATCAGCTTCTGATATtgacataattttttgttttaggCTTGGTAAATCCATTTCCAGTATTACCTCATCAGAGAGAGAACAGACAAAGAGGATTGTATACTCTGTTATGTATGGAGCAGGTATGTAAATGTACTGTAAGTTCACAAATTATTGGATTGTTTTTATTCAAGGTGAAAGTGGGACAGTACGGGTTCACAACAATAATGGTTCTTAGTTACTGTAGAAGATCAACTATAGATAGTcttaaaaaatcattgtaatgCATACTTGTCAGACTAACAGATTTCATCAGACCTCTGTTTATGGATCATTGATAATATTCATTTTTATGACACCCATAATGAAATCTTGATTCACAGACATACACAATAATAATTTGTCATAATGAGTAAAACAGGCAACACATTTCAGAATGTCCAAATAtcatataaaggaagaaatttGTCATGGCTATGCTGGAAAATAATTATCTTTTCAAGCACAAACCTCATGACcaattttcatatcatttatttaatttcagGAAAAGAAAAGCTTGCTGAGTATTTGAAGATAAGTCCTGACAATGCAAAAGCTATAATGAACAGTTTCTTAGGTAATTTTTTTCTTGGAATAATATGATGATAATGAAGTGTTAAAGCCCAGTGGCAACTATCACATGCATATCAGGACAAGAACATGcaaataagaaataaatacaGTCCATGCTTTGTACTAGACTGGCATGCTGAGCCAGATTCTTAACATTCTtattcacaaggtaacagtccccaagaaagttttaaaatataataagtaTGTCTGCATCTATTAATTATTGAATGAAATAAAGATTCCAatacttttacaaactgtgacttggatggagagttgtctcattggcaacaaaattaaacaattagTTTGTAGTCTCATTGTTATTATTCTCTTTACTAAATGTGATGTAGTAATATAAGTACAAACAtatacaagatatatatataatgttttattaaaaaaacaatgagaAGTGCCCTTTTCAAATTACAATATAGCCACTATGTTAATTTGTAATCTTGCATAGgtgttgctatttttttttaattaagaccTGTGAATCAAAATTCCCATAAATGAACTTTTAGTACCATATAAAGCATGAAAGGTATTTGTGCTGGTATAATCAGGTGCTGTTTGAATCCAAACATGATCACCTTTTTTTACTTGGCAAATAACAAATTGAGTAGTTTGAATGTTCCCGGCTGCTGATCCTAAGTTTAGAATTTGCTCAGCCTTTACAACATTATCAACCTTTAGTTCTGTATCGATAACTTTCCCACTGTGTGTACGTATTGTCCAAGCAAACATAAAGACACCAGAAACAGGTGATACAAACACACCATCGCCAGTGTTGAAGTTCACTCCTTCTTCATACTGAATCTCATTAAATATCACTATTGATTTTTGGTTGAGTACAGTAGAAGATGACATTGTCACATAAAACATTACATGTTCCTCATTCTTTCCTGAAAATAGCAAAAAAACCATTATTTATAATTACATAATGAATTCATGAAGTTCAAAAATACTATCAATATTTCATGTGCTTAAACTGATTAAGAATATAAAAGTACACTTAGAAAACAATTAGGTAGTAGTTTTGAAAACATTGAATGAAAAAGATAACAAACTTAGACTTTCAAGCATTCCATTATccctgaactagtatgcatatttgtttagggggcagctgaagcacgcctccaggtgcgggagtttctctctacactgaagacccatttgtgacctttcggctgttgtctgctctatgatcgggttgttgtcgctttgacatatttcccatttcaattctcaattttaatgacaCCTctgaaaactttaaaatcttatgAAGAGCAATCAATTCCAGCAATTGTGCTTTCATTCTCAAGTTTCACCATGTTTTTTGTTGAAACTTTTCTCAACTAGCTAGAACCTGCCATGCTAAACAATGAACACAGGCTAAATTTTCTTTGCTACATGTGGAAAAACCTATGAAAATGTATCATAAATTTGACTTACAGAACACATTTTAGCCTTGTGTTTAtttccattatcactgaactagtatacatttttgtttaggggccagctgaagcacgcctgtATGTGCGGGTAtatcttgctgcattgaagacccattgaagGCTTTCAGCTGTTAtatgctctttggtcaggttgttgtctctttgacaaattccccatttccattctcaatttattgtATTCCTaaccatttgtaaaaaaaatattaagatctGAAACAATATATAGGTACAGGAACTGTAAacatacaaaaatactgaacttactCTTAGATAAAATCATAACCTCATTGGTCAGATTTAAAATCCTCTGCTCTATTTTTTCCAAGGAACTTTCCATAAAGTCTATTCTGCTATCAACATCTGTGTCATTTCTTATAGACTTTGATGAAAAAACTGGAAACATAGAAATTATAAGGCATAGCTTAAAAAGATGATCCATCATAGTTAGGGCTTAAATCATAGAATTATGAGAAAATTACTCAATTAAGAAAACTTATAGTAATATTTGAAACCTTTTACAATAGTGTGTGATCTTGAAGTATCTCGTTGGAAACTCCCAATACTTAACTTTCATCTCTCTGAAAGGAGTGGATACTAAGGAAACATTGCATAAGATACCACTACAT
The window above is part of the Mytilus galloprovincialis chromosome 4, xbMytGall1.hap1.1, whole genome shotgun sequence genome. Proteins encoded here:
- the LOC143073633 gene encoding DNA polymerase nu-like, which produces MTVDSKKELLRIPYWRDKMSILKPAQPPPVLDKFSHLSLDAQKVMAGIYKQYQQQKDKILMSQLDRKSSSQGPSKYYQNLYRTKFGHGPLQNTQNSQSSKGTNNEGHVNLLTNSTNTQNIDDPLRNTQNHHQITHAWIQKTSTTNNCDESGDRSERGQRSFDKYFAKNIKETAVISSREKGVLISEIENSSYISCDEEGTALSVQRSSQESAPLSLSPVLFPSLETVGKESNDVTPLICGSIADHSFSHSIFISDDKRDDFAKPKEIKVNDNKVVRNNQQLSGVMEMHGEIIIPPIIDNCPENKHLHERKMSAMIHVEDISSKVQEKTVSAIVHLHIEDKEKERKTAEQSNTMCSISKRLLQHQQIRNELKETKSQSTDIKVSDQTNKRKIPSFFAPYKKQKVSDKITDNEVSQVENSTVVDITCLDTSQRSELLQDVKKSKEILIAVVYDDSTNQLRDNSAKKKSQSMKSQSFEQIASVVIGLTCSSTEKLQLYSMPSKIKNTHSVEWIRSFWDSVFTCSSRKICYGAKELFLILLKNIFNESKVKFGDWTVIDPRVAGWLLDPDYPPSCFEDSLNSVNLEQKKKEVIDCSELLEEDISLLGKLMNRLYQKLQSRELWDLFCCVETKLVPLLALMECQQVKIDTDKLMMFSNVLKKKLQKLEQKAYDSVGHSFLINSPAQLRQVLFEELKLDTKLPKKNKLAKTSIGHQISTSESVLQQLVDFHPLPGLVLEYRQFQKLKSTYMDGIMSCVQKDYLLTHWDQISAATGRLSSYQPNVQAIPKTSITVTNYKDNFIVDKEEDDTLEIFARDIFISQEGWSFLAADFQQIELRLLAHLADDEVLLQIFQKENDSDIFVELTSQWLGKSISSITSSEREQTKRIVYSVMYGAGKEKLAEYLKISPDNAKAIMNSFLEKFPAVNQFSKKCIEFCQKHGFTSTIFRRKRMIPNIKHPSPPLRAQAERQAVNFCVQGSAADLCKAAMLQIEQSLRNHQHLRARQLYQIHDELLLEVHDDDIKAVQSILKTVMEDSSALCGSVVKLKVPVKVSISVGKTWGHMTAVK
- the LOC143073637 gene encoding uncharacterized protein LOC143073637; the encoded protein is MMDHLFKLCLIISMFPVFSSKSIRNDTDVDSRIDFMESSLEKIEQRILNLTNEVMILSKRKNEEHVMFYVTMSSSTVLNQKSIVIFNEIQYEEGVNFNTGDGVFVSPVSGVFMFAWTIRTHSGKVIDTELKVDNVVKAEQILNLGSAAGNIQTTQFVICQVKKGDHVWIQTAPDYTSTNTFHALYGTKSSFMGILIHRS